A window of Mustela erminea isolate mMusErm1 chromosome 19, mMusErm1.Pri, whole genome shotgun sequence genomic DNA:
ctctctccccatccctcctcctcaTCAGGTAGGCAGCCCTGCAGGGCCAAGCCCAGATATGATTCAACTCTATGTCCCCAGATCACCCATTTGGAGCTGAGCTCTCAGGAAGCCTCAGGAGATGTtaattaaatgagtgaatgtctttctccatattcttttccTGGTACACTCCTACTGGTCCTTCAAGATTCAACCTAAATGCACCCTCCTCCAGGAGGTCTCCTCTGATTTCTTGAGGAAGAATGCATCTTTTACTGCCCTGGACACTCACAGGCTCCTCCACTTTCTATTGATGTAAACCTGATTATCACTCTGGGTCTGGGCTCCCCTGGAATGTGTCACTTGGTTTAGAGCATGGACTCTGAAACTGGACCACGTGGGTCCAGATCTCAGTGCTGGCAATTATGaagtgtgtgactttgggcaagtcactggaCCTCTCTCAGTTGACCTATATATTAAGAAGTAATAGTAAtccaggttggggtgggggggcggtgatTGAGTTAAATAACCCACATGAAGTACTTACAACAGCGCCCAGCACATAGCCAGAATTCAACACATGTGTTAAGTCTATCCCTCTCCTCTAGAGCCCTGCACTGCCTCAATTACAATATATATCACTCGTGGTTATACAGCGTCTTGTTCTCTCTCCGGACAGGGATGAAAGAGTAGAGACTGAAACTGAAGAGACACTATGTGTCATACTAACTGCTTCTGATAACATCTCCATAGCtacctttttcaaaaaatttatttattttttaaagtaggctccatatcaATGCCaggctcaaactcaggactctgagagcaagacctgagttgagaccaagagtctgatgcccccccactgagccacctaggtgacccTTGAtagctacatttattttttcttaaagattttgtttatttaggggcacctgggtggctcagtgggttgagccgctgccttcggctcgggtcgtgatctcagggtcctgggatagagcccctcgttgggcattctgctcagcagggagcctgcttcctcctctctctctgcctgcctctctgcctacttgtgatctctgtctgtcaaatggatgaataaaatcttttaaaaaaattttgtttatttaattgacagaaagaaagatcacaagtaggcagagaggcaggcagagagagaggggaagcaggctccctgctgagcagagatccccatgcagggcttgatcccaggaccctgagatcatgacctgggcggaagacagaggcttaacccattgagccacccaggtgccccgatagcTACATTTATTGACCGTACTCTGTGCCTGGCAGGTTTCATatatactatctcatttaattctcactctTCAACCCTACTCCACAGAGGGGAAAACTGAGATCAAGAGAACATTCCAgtaattttctcaaggtcacaaagtGACAGAAATACATTTCCTTCTCTACCCAGTACACTCCTACTTATCCTTTTAAACCCCATGCAAATGTCTCCTGAtctgagaagccttccctgagtcCTTCAGAAAGAGTCCATGGCCTCTCCTTAGGGCACCCCATGCCTCCTCCTGGTACAGCACTGATCAATTTGTGTTGTTAATCCATCGATGCATTGAGTggcttctgtgtgccaggcactgtactaggtaTTTAAAGAACAATCACTagtgcggcacctgggtggctccgtcagttaagcttcttccttcggctcgggttgtgatctcagggtcctgggattgagccccatgtccgggtccttgcttggcagagcctgcttcttcctctgtctgccgctccccctgcttgtgctggctctctctctctctgacaagtaaataatttaaataatttttttttaaaaagaaaaatcactagtGAATAAATCAGAGTCCCTGCTTTCATGGACTGAGTCGGGAGAGACAGGTGACAGACCATTATgcagtaaacaaacaaatgaggTCATTCCAGCTCTAACAAGTGCTGCAAAAGAAATAAGCCCAGCAATGGACTGTTTTCCTGGTGACACAGGGGACCCCTTTAGCCACGGCAATCCTGGAAGgcctgaggaggtgacatttgcaTAGAAACCTGAATGACAAGAATGGAGGTCTTGCCTGTCTCCCTGACCTGACTAGCAGCTCCTTGAGGGTAGAACTCTGGTTGATTCATCTCCAGGACCTAGAGTAGGACACAGCTCAGTAAACACTTGTAGTATGATGACTAAAAGGACGGGTGATGTGCCTTTAAAAACGAATCAAGTTCCCACCTCTTCGAGTGTTGCATGACAAACTTAGCTGATATGTCTGATTGGCGTTTCCTGGGTGTGCTaatgggggcagaggaagggagctgGAGACTATGTGCCAGTCTTCCATGGGCTCTGTAGGGGCAAAGACCTCGTGGTGGTGGTCACCACTATGTTCTCAATGCCCAGCATCCTGCCTGCCGTATAACAGGTGCTCAGAAATGGAACATCTCTGTTGTGCATATGTTCAGCTGATGTTACATCTCCAGAGTCCAGGCTAAATGGAGGTACCCAAACATCAGTTAGCTCTGCCTGGATTCTGTGTAGAATACACCCCAGCGTAGGAATATTTACATGGCGACACTTTCCGAGAAAGGCAAAGAACCCTTCTCCTTCCATATTTCCAGGGCGAAATTTCCAAGCCAATTTGGGATAGGGTGGGGATGGCGGTGGACTGGGGGTTGTGAGTGTTGGATCAGAGGAGACTTGGGATATGGTGGAGCTGGGACTGGGGCTTGTGGTTGGTGAGAGAATGGAGAGGGATCTCCATTCCCCTAAATCTCAGAGGACTTTTTTCCTTGAACTTAGCAACTAAGGCAGGGCGGGTTCCTCTGGTCTTGGAGGCTGAGGTGGATCTGTGGTGAGGTCCCTTGGGTTCTAGTGgccccaggaaggcagagaagggaccAGATGACTCAGAAGTGGCCCAGCTCCTGCTGGGACAGGAGGAACTGGTGCTGGGTGGACCAGATGTGGGTaacagtgggagggaggaaggaagtggtTAAGGGGTGCTTCATGGACCttgaggggagggtggggagtgtGATTCTCCCATCAGCCCTGAGGGATGGGGATGCAGAGGATGGGGCTCGGGGGCTTAGGACGGGGGTGCTACTCCTGTGCTTCTCTCCCCAGGACACGAAGACATACGTTCATCCTCACCAGGACCTGCTCACAGATCATGACAACAGGGAATATTCAGTCAGGGCTCGCCACCCCCTATGTTAATGCTTTACTGACAGTTACCATAGCAATCTATGCACTCGTGCTATATGATCGTGTTGTATGATCGTCTCTTCACAATGCCTCTGAGGCAGGCACTCCATTGTCCCCATCTTCcagacaaagaaacagaggcccagacaGGTTACTCtgcttgcccgaggtcacacagcagggagtagcagagggaggcaggctgaGTGAGTGACGACTTCTCTCAGATGCTGGGTGACCACCagcttccttgcttttcttgAATTAAACTTGACCACCTCTATTGACACTTTGGCTTCAAAGTGCGGAAAGAGCAGCAGTAGGCAGGGGGAGATGAGGAGAGATGTTAGCAGGTGTTGGGCAGCAGAGGTTCGAACAGAACAGGGGGAGAATTCAGCCCCCACAACTGTGAAGGAAGGAGCAAGACGGCAGCTGGTGGAGTGGCAGGGCCTCTGGGTCAGTTGGAGCGTATGGTTTTCTCTATCCAGGAGCTGTATTTGCAGATCTGGGTGTAGACAGCTGGATGCTGAGCTGAGCCGCAGGGGTAAACACCCCATGAAAGGATGCCCTGCAGGGTCTCGTCACAGACCAGAGGGCCACCGGAGTcactctggggggtggggggagagatcCATTAAATACAGCGATCCAAGGGCTGTCACTCGGGGGTCTGGGATAGTGATAGGGAAGGAAGGGGTTTGAGCAGGGTTGGAGTTATGTTTGGGTAAAGATgagcttggggtggggtgggaattAAGTATGAGCTGGGTTGGAATGGGGCTGGACTGGCGGCTGTGGCTATCGGATGGGGGATGAGAATGGAAGTGTGATACCGCTGGGATTACAGCTTGTGACAAGTGAGGGGATGAAGACAGATGGAGAGGTAGGGATGGGGTCGGGGTTTAGGAATAGCCAGAAGGTGGAAATGCAGTTGAGGATGGGGTGGGAAGTAGGTAGGGCCAGGCACAAACAGGTGAGCAGAGCAGATAGAGTCAGAGACGGGAATGAAGTTGGGGTAGGGACGGGATAGTGTTGGACACGGGGATGACTCTGGGCTGGGGTTGGGGACAGCGATGGGGCCTTCTGATTTCTCATAACTTCCCTATCCTAGCTCCCATGCGTCAGAGACCCGCCCCAGCCAGTCCCTACCTGGCAGGGGTCCTGACCCTGGTCCAGTCCTGCACACATCATGTTGTTGGTGACGACACCAGGGTAGAAGACCTCGCACTCTTTAGGGCTCAGGACAGTGACCCTGGAGCAACTCAGGCCCTTGTTGTACTTCACTGATGGGAGGAAACAGTAGGTAAACCAGCGGCCAGCCCTTAATCCTCCAGGACCCAGGAGTTCAcgcccccaaccccctcctccctcagacccatcGTACTGGCCTTCAAGGTATTCCCCGGGATACAGGCCTCAGGGAACCCCGCTCTTGCCTCTTCGGGTAGCCGTGGTACCCCAGCCAGCGACCTGGCACTCGTCTCCGGGCTGGGCACAGCGGTAGGGCAGGCGCAGGGTCTGGATGCGAGGTCCCAGCACAGCGGGCCTGGCCAGCTTCAGCAGCATGAGGTCATGCTCGTCTGTCCGCCTTGGCAGGATGGGGCCTGAGCCCTGGTGGTACTTGGGGTGGATGACATGGCGAGTGGTCCGGCGGAGCTGCTCgccctggaggaggagcaggtggTCGTCCCCAACGCGAGCCCATAGAGGACTAGGGAGGGAAGAGATATATGGGGACAAAGCATTGTTAGGAATTGGGACCAGACTCTGAGTCCCTGGGAAGGAGGGTACTAGTAGCAGGGTAGGAGTCTAGACTCTGGGGTATGAGGGAGGAGGGGTTTGAGGGTGAGGActctgggtctgagggaggaggggggggtgtgggggtggagcTGTAGGCTTGAGTTCTTGGGAAACAGAGAAGAATGATTAGGCATTGGGTCTCTGAGCGCTGCAAGAATTGAGTGCTGGGGTaagcctctcttccttcctccctcagtgGCAGCTCATGAGGTGAACAATTTCTTTAGTTAGAAATGACTAACCACACCAGATCCTGACTTCTGTCTGTGGCGTACAACTACCGACACTTCAACAGAACCCAAGGAGTTTCAGGAAGACAGGGGTGGCCGAAGGCCCAGAAGCGCTCAGAAGGACCACACCGCCCCCTGGCGGCCACAGCACAACCCCACCTCTCCTCCTACGGGAAGTCCTCCAGCACTGACTCGCACAGGGACTCAAGTGCCCCAGCCCTTCCCGCCCCCTCCCAGGGACCTGCCTCCACAGCCCTTCCGTAGCTGCCCCGAGGATCTCCCCTTACTTGTTGTTCCGGCAGTGCGCGGCtgtgagcacccaactcttgtcCACCAGGACGCCCGCGCAGTGGAACGAGAGGCCACTGAAGAGGGAAACCTGCCAAGGCTGCGAACCGCGTGCGCAAGGAGCGCCGGAGGCCACAAGGTCCACGCCAGTGTCGTTTCTGGGGAGCAGCACCGCCTCCGcggctggagaaagaaaatgggtgGAGATCAGAGCAGGGGCAGGACAAGGGCTGGGTTTAGGGCCGGAGCTGGGGGGCCCGCAGCCAAAACCAGGGAAGCTGGGGGCGTGCAAATTGGGGGTCCTGCAGGAACCGAATGGAAGTGGCAGGAGAAGAACAGCGGGAAAGGGGAAGGAGGCCCTTCCCCTTCAGAGCGGACTAGGGTTAGGAGAGCGAACTGGGTggatctggagggagagggacagggaaagggacagagggcagCGCCCGGAGCAGAGCGGGAATGGAACGCGACGAGGCCACCAGGGGGCGACGACAGAACGCGACGGAGCTTGCGGAGCAGGGGCGGGAGGTGCgcagcaggtggagagaggggcGAGGGCAGAGCAGTAGGGCAAGACTAGGGAGAAACGGGAGGAGTAAGAAGGGGTGGGGACAGAATGGGACTGAGAGAGGGGCCGGAGTTAGTAAGGGGCCGGGAAAGTAAGCCGCGGGGAGAAAGGAGTCGGGATCCAGGCTGAGGGCTGGGGTCGGGATCCCCTGGCGAGGAGCTCGGAGAGAGGCAGGGCGGAATTAGGCCCGAGCCTCCTCTGGATCCGCTGGTGGGCGCTGGGGTCCCCAGAGGAGGCGCGGTGCGCGAGGGCTGGTGATGAGAGCGCACTCTCCCGGGGACCTCCCGCCAAGCCCTGTTCCCCGCCTCACCCCACAGTTGCGTCACGAACAGCGGCAACAGCAGCCTCGACAGGGCCCGGGCGCTAGAGGCGGTGCACAGGTGGCGGTGCGGGAGTCCCATGGCCAGGACTGagactggggggcgggggggccagGACGAATTAAAACAGATGCCTCGTCAGAgacacccccacacccaccccacctcGCCCATCTGCCCGACCTGGGCCAAGCCAGCCCTCGCGGACCCGCTGAAAACTTCGGCCCACAACCTCAGGGGCGGACCGACAGACAGGCGATTGGGGCCCGGAACACCCAATACAGGCACAATTACCCTAATGACGCCTCTTGTGGCGTCCTCCTGACCTCCCTACGCCCGAAGGGGGAGCGAGGTCCCAGCCCGAGCTTTCCCGGACTGTCTGCCCAGCAGCCTTTGGGGTCCGCCCTCCTTCACAGGTGGACGGGGGTACGAGGTTCAGAGGCGCATGCCatagacagggaaactgaggctcaaccAGGGCTGCCCGCGACTCGAAGGTCCCCACCCATACTCTCATAACACTCCCCTACTAAGGTGAGGTGCATCCCACCTCACCTGGGAGTCGATgctgggaagaaaggaggagaccCAGCACACCTCACCTGGGAGCCGATgctgggaagaaaggaggagaccCAGAAGTGGCTCTGCCCTGCCCAGTGGGCTGCTGAAATCCTGTGGCCTGGGACCCCTGGCCTGGCCTTCCCTTTTAACCTCAAAGAGCCCGGAaatttccccaccctccccccagggattcactccctcctttccctctccctaatTATACCGTGGGTGGGACTGGCACCCAACCTGGGCCCCAGATTCCTGCTCTGGGAGGGGCCCCGGGAATACAGGCTTCTTCTAGAGCCGCAAACACCCTTTTTGGAGCTAGACTGCGTGGGGATTCCCCAGGTCTCCTGTTCCAAAATGCCTTctcaggtggggagagaggatgCCTTGTCCCTGGGTAGCCTCAGGGTCTCAGAGATAGCATTGGAGAGAGGTGATTACCaccaagagagaggaaaataaacaaggaaatgcCTACCTAATGACTGAGAAAAGCAGAATGCCCGCCAGGAAAGAGGGAGCCCAGAGATaagagagatggaaggaaagggTAGAAGACTTAAAGactgagacacacagagacaaggaaaagaagaaatcacagaggggtacctgggcagctcagtgggttaaaacctctgccttcggctcaggtcatgatcccagggttctgggatcaagtcccactgggatggagccccacatcaagctttctgctcagcggggagcctgcgtcctcctctctctctgcctgcctctctgcctacttgtgatctctgtctgtcaaataaataaataaaatctttaaaaagaagaaggaggaggaggaggaggagaggaagaaatcacagagatggaaggggagcagagagggaggtggagcCCCAGAGCCAGTGTggagctctgtgctgagccctgaGCAGTGGGCTCACTGTGGGTCCCAGTGACTAGCGCCCCTCTTCCTTCTGCAGGGggcgggttgggggagggaggagggcagtggATCACACCCAAGTGTGGTCCCATCAGATCCTTCCTGCCATCGGTGTCCCTTCATATGACACACGGGCCGTGAATCACAGGAGGCCAAGGCCACAGAGGAGCG
This region includes:
- the KLK10 gene encoding kallikrein-10; translation: MGLPHRHLCTASSARALSRLLLPLFVTQLWAAEAVLLPRNDTGVDLVASGAPCARGSQPWQVSLFSGLSFHCAGVLVDKSWVLTAAHCRNNNPLWARVGDDHLLLLQGEQLRRTTRHVIHPKYHQGSGPILPRRTDEHDLMLLKLARPAVLGPRIQTLRLPYRCAQPGDECQVAGWGTTATRRVKYNKGLSCSRVTVLSPKECEVFYPGVVTNNMMCAGLDQGQDPCQSDSGGPLVCDETLQGILSWGVYPCGSAQHPAVYTQICKYSSWIEKTIRSN